The Candidatus Glassbacteria bacterium genome window below encodes:
- a CDS encoding ABC transporter ATP-binding protein encodes MASESNINGDVLLAVRGLKTYFFTPESVVKAVDGVSFEVHRGEILGLVGESGSGKSVTALSVLGLLPSPPARIVDGRILYRGADLVKLPPAKMRAIRGRRISMIFQEPMTSLNPVYTLGSQIAEVYTEHFGMPHSQALTKAVEILRRMGIPSPELRAHDYPVNMSGGMCQRAMIAIALAGGPELIIADEPTTALDVTIQAQILDQLRDLCRADGTSVLLITHNLGVVAEYAERVLVMYAGRIVEEAPVDELFERPLHPYTAGLLNSIPKLGGKSRNGKQRLSEIPGMVPSLDNLPSGCSFHPRCPLTSDKCREHEPELTARGPARRTACWAVCENRDGTG; translated from the coding sequence ATGGCTTCTGAATCGAACATCAATGGCGACGTCCTGCTCGCTGTCCGGGGACTTAAAACCTATTTTTTCACTCCGGAAAGCGTGGTCAAGGCGGTGGACGGAGTCAGTTTCGAGGTCCATCGGGGGGAAATCCTGGGCCTGGTGGGGGAATCCGGCAGCGGTAAAAGCGTTACCGCCCTCTCTGTTCTCGGCCTGCTGCCCTCGCCCCCGGCCCGGATTGTCGACGGCCGGATTCTTTACCGCGGCGCAGACCTGGTCAAACTGCCCCCGGCAAAGATGCGCGCCATCCGCGGCCGCCGGATCTCGATGATTTTCCAGGAGCCGATGACCTCGCTGAACCCGGTTTACACTCTGGGCAGCCAGATCGCGGAAGTTTACACGGAGCATTTCGGCATGCCGCACAGCCAGGCGCTGACGAAAGCGGTGGAGATCCTGCGCCGGATGGGGATACCCTCCCCCGAACTCCGCGCCCACGATTACCCGGTCAACATGTCCGGCGGGATGTGTCAGCGGGCGATGATCGCGATAGCGCTGGCCGGCGGCCCCGAACTGATTATCGCCGATGAGCCGACCACGGCGCTGGATGTCACGATCCAGGCCCAGATCCTCGACCAGCTCCGCGATCTCTGCCGGGCCGACGGCACCTCGGTGCTGCTGATCACCCACAACCTCGGTGTCGTGGCCGAATACGCCGAACGGGTGCTGGTGATGTACGCCGGCAGGATTGTCGAGGAAGCGCCGGTGGACGAACTGTTCGAGCGGCCGCTTCATCCTTATACTGCCGGACTGCTGAACTCGATCCCCAAGCTGGGCGGCAAGTCGCGAAATGGTAAACAGCGACTGAGCGAAATCCCCGGTATGGTTCCTTCGCTGGACAACCTCCCCTCGGGGTGCAGTTTCCATCCACGCTGCCCGCTGACCAGCGACAAATGCCGTGAACACGAACCCGAATTGACCGCCCGCGGCCCGGCCCGCAGGACCGCCTGCTGGGCTGTGTGCGAAAACCGGGACGGAACCGGATAA